A section of the Leptospira kobayashii genome encodes:
- a CDS encoding biotin--[acetyl-CoA-carboxylase] ligase, with the protein MSYHFLKPELGHHLISVDSTNEWIKDNQRVPGSWVVADEQTKGKGRGGNEWISLGDERIIFSGKIQLPSYDISLPLFSLFVSAALLKSILYFFPNLEGEVSVKWPNDIYRGEKKIAGILIESEFHNGIYTVVIGMGLNIFGEGIPQNLNSKACYLLDEKPIEGLTERLTFQFIQEINSYLIHLMDQGQILKELIWIENHSFLKDKAIETEWDSKMIRGKVLGFDEYGFLILLTERGEKIELMDTSPSFRVI; encoded by the coding sequence ATGTCTTATCATTTTTTAAAACCGGAACTTGGTCATCATTTAATCAGCGTGGATTCTACAAACGAATGGATCAAAGACAACCAACGGGTGCCCGGTTCCTGGGTCGTTGCCGATGAACAAACCAAAGGGAAAGGTCGTGGTGGCAATGAGTGGATTTCGTTAGGTGATGAGAGAATCATTTTTTCCGGTAAGATTCAATTGCCGTCGTATGATATTTCTTTGCCTTTATTTTCCCTGTTTGTGTCCGCTGCGTTATTGAAATCCATTCTGTATTTTTTTCCGAATCTGGAAGGGGAAGTCTCCGTCAAATGGCCGAACGATATTTACAGAGGAGAAAAAAAAATTGCGGGAATACTGATCGAGTCCGAGTTTCATAACGGGATTTATACCGTTGTCATCGGTATGGGTTTGAATATTTTCGGAGAAGGGATTCCTCAAAATCTGAATTCGAAAGCCTGTTACTTGTTAGATGAAAAACCGATCGAAGGTCTGACGGAAAGATTGACCTTTCAATTTATACAAGAAATCAATTCTTATCTTATTCATCTTATGGACCAAGGACAAATACTCAAAGAACTCATTTGGATAGAAAATCATTCTTTTTTGAAAGACAAGGCGATCGAGACGGAATGGGATTCAAAAATGATTCGGGGAAAAGTTTTGGGATTTGATGAATATGGATTTCTCATTTTACTGACCGAAAGAGGGGAAAAGATCGAGCTTATGGATACCTCCCCTTCGTTTCGGGTGATATGA
- a CDS encoding SDR family NAD(P)-dependent oxidoreductase, which yields MDISGKTVLITGAGMGIGALACIEFAKAGANIIGIDIQKKEMNETKKQVEALGRKFFPYACDLSRPDNIDTLVRQIGYDKLTFHILVNNAGIAPSGPYLSQNFSTWEKAISINVNAVTKLTYLCLPILKSHQKAHIVNLASVAGKFGSEGTVIYSATKHAVVGFSQALRMELYDSNVGVSWICPTMVKTRMIDGVKPSVFTPIIEPIQVVKAILAAVRKNQGEVMVPSRLRFSIVILPALFPEFALWLAVKMKASKGWLLANKGLEKNIPK from the coding sequence ATGGACATTTCCGGAAAAACAGTACTAATCACTGGCGCAGGCATGGGAATCGGGGCTTTGGCTTGTATCGAATTCGCAAAGGCAGGAGCCAATATCATCGGTATCGACATTCAAAAAAAAGAGATGAATGAGACCAAAAAACAGGTAGAAGCTTTGGGCCGAAAGTTTTTTCCCTATGCATGTGATCTTTCCCGCCCTGACAATATCGATACTCTTGTCAGACAAATCGGCTACGACAAACTAACATTTCACATTTTGGTCAATAACGCCGGGATTGCTCCTTCAGGACCTTATCTGTCTCAGAATTTTTCCACATGGGAAAAGGCGATCTCCATCAACGTCAATGCTGTTACAAAACTCACTTATCTTTGCCTACCGATTCTAAAATCCCACCAGAAAGCACATATAGTGAATCTAGCAAGTGTGGCAGGAAAATTCGGATCGGAAGGAACTGTGATTTATTCAGCTACCAAACATGCAGTGGTTGGATTTTCCCAAGCGCTTCGTATGGAGCTATATGATTCAAATGTAGGAGTTAGTTGGATTTGTCCGACTATGGTCAAAACAAGAATGATCGATGGAGTCAAACCTTCTGTCTTTACCCCTATTATCGAACCCATCCAAGTGGTGAAAGCAATTCTTGCTGCCGTTCGAAAGAACCAAGGGGAAGTAATGGTTCCTTCCCGCCTTCGGTTTTCCATCGTGATCCTTCCTGCTCTTTTCCCGGAATTTGCCCTCTGGCTTGCGGTCAAAATGAAAGCTTCGAAAGGCTGGCTTTTGGCTAACAAGGGGCTTGAGAAAAATATTCCCAAATAA
- the metF gene encoding methylenetetrahydrofolate reductase [NAD(P)H], translating into MHISQVLERKKTSISFEFFPPKNEEAASDLFQTIQDLSSLNPAYVSVTYGAGGSTRDLTHDLVVKLQQQTGLTIVSHLTCVGATKEEIGQILKRYEASGIHNIMALRGDPPKGQTEFQKMENGFEYAGELVAYIKSNFPKMGIGVAGFPEGHPSTPNRLKEIEFLKWKVEQGADYICTQLFFDNNDFYDFVERCEIAGIKVPIIAGVMPVTSRKGMARMAELSLGSRFPAKLLKALSRAEDDSYAENVGIHWATEQVRGLLDHKVAGIHMYTLNKSKATRKIYESLGIRNFDSLS; encoded by the coding sequence ATGCACATTTCTCAGGTTCTAGAACGTAAAAAGACCTCCATCAGTTTTGAATTTTTTCCCCCGAAAAACGAGGAAGCAGCAAGCGATCTATTCCAAACCATCCAAGATTTATCTTCTCTAAATCCTGCTTATGTTAGCGTTACCTATGGGGCAGGGGGTTCCACCAGAGATCTTACCCATGATTTGGTTGTTAAATTACAACAGCAAACAGGCTTAACAATTGTTAGCCATTTAACTTGCGTAGGTGCTACAAAAGAGGAAATCGGTCAGATTTTAAAACGATACGAAGCATCCGGAATTCATAATATCATGGCATTGAGAGGAGATCCTCCCAAAGGACAGACGGAATTTCAAAAAATGGAAAACGGCTTCGAATATGCGGGCGAACTTGTCGCCTATATCAAATCCAATTTTCCAAAAATGGGAATCGGAGTCGCAGGATTTCCGGAAGGGCACCCTAGTACTCCCAATCGTTTGAAAGAAATCGAATTCTTAAAGTGGAAAGTTGAACAAGGTGCCGACTATATCTGCACTCAACTTTTTTTTGATAATAATGACTTTTATGATTTTGTGGAAAGATGTGAAATTGCCGGGATCAAAGTTCCGATCATTGCAGGAGTGATGCCTGTCACTTCCAGAAAAGGAATGGCACGTATGGCAGAGCTTTCTTTAGGTTCCCGTTTTCCGGCAAAATTGCTGAAGGCACTTTCCCGGGCAGAAGACGATAGTTATGCGGAAAACGTTGGAATCCATTGGGCGACAGAGCAAGTCAGAGGACTCTTGGATCATAAAGTCGCAGGGATTCATATG